A single region of the Strigops habroptila isolate Jane chromosome 3, bStrHab1.2.pri, whole genome shotgun sequence genome encodes:
- the TAB1 gene encoding TGF-beta-activated kinase 1 and MAP3K7-binding protein 1, with protein sequence MAAQRRSLLQSEQQPSWTDDLPSCHLSGVGSAPNRSYSADGKGTEGHPLEDNWLKFRSENNCYLYGVFNGYDGNRVTNFVGQRLSAELLLGQLHADHSDADVRRVLLQAFDVVERSFLESIDDALAEKASLQSQLPEGVPHHQLPPQYQKIVERLKVVEQEISGGAMAIVAVVLNNKLYIANVGTNRALLCKSTVDGLQVTQLNVDHTTENEDELFRFSQLGLDAGKIKQVGTIRGQESTRRIGDYKVKYGYTDIELLSAAKSKPIIAEPEIHGGHSLDGVTGFLVLMSEGLYKALEAAHGPGQANQEIAAMIATEFAKQTSLDAVAQAVVDRVKRIHCDTFASGGERSKFCPRHEDMTLLVRNFGYPLGEMSQPTLTPTQGGRVYPVSVPYSSSQSTSKTSVTLSLVMPSQGQMVNGAHSSSTLDEATPTLTNQSPTVTLQSTNTHTQSSSSSSDGGLFRSRPTHSLQPDEDGRVEPYVDFAEFYRLWNMDHGEQGALAVS encoded by the exons ATGGCGGCGCAGAGGAGGAGTCTGCTGCAGAGT GAACAGCAGCCCAGTTGGACAGATGATTTACCATCCTGCCATCTCTCTGGGGTTGGCTCAGCTCCAAACCGTTCCTACAGTGCAGATGGCAAGGGGACAGAGGGTCACCCCTTGGAAGACAACTGGTTAAAATTCAG GAGCGAGAACAACTGCTACCTCTATGGTGTCTTCAATGGCTACGATGGCAACCGAGTCACCAACTTTGTGGGTCAGAGGctctctgcagaactgctgctgggCCAGCTACATGCAGACCATAGTGATGCTGATGTGCGTCGAGTTCTGCTGCAG GCTTTTGATGTGGTGGAAAGAAGTTTCCTGGAGTCCATTGATGATGCCTTGGCAGAGAAGGCCAGCCTGCAGTCCCAGCTACCAGAG GGCGTCCCTCACCACCAGCTGCCTCCTCAGTACCAGAAGATTGTGGAGAGATTGAAGGTTGTAGAGCAGGAGATCTCTGGAGGAGCCATGGCTATTGTGGCTGTTGTTCTCAACAACAAGCTCTATATTGCCAATGTGG GTACCAATCGGGCACTGCTATGCAAGTCCACGGTGGATGGGCTGCAGGTGACTCAGCTCAACGTGGACCATACGACAGAGAATGAGGATGAACTGTTTCGCTTCTCCCAGCTGG GCTTGgatgcaggaaaaataaaacaagtgggAACTATTCGTGGACAGGAAAGCACTCGGCGAATTGGAGATTACAAAGTCAAATATGGCTATACTGATATTGAACTGCTCAG TGCTGCTAAATCAAAGCCCATCATAGCAGAGCCTGAAATCCATGGAGGGCACTCGCTGGATGGGGTGACTGGCTTCTTGGTGCTCATGTCTGAAGGGCTCTACAAGGCGCTGGAGGCAGCTCATGGGCCTGGGCAGGCCAACCAG GAGATTGCAGCCATGATAGCCACAGAGTTTGCCAAGCAGACATCGCTGGATGCTGTGGCACAAGCAGTAGTGGACCGGGTTAAGAGGATCCACTGTGACACTTTTGCCAGTGGTGGGGAACGGTCCAAGTTCTGTCCCCGGCATGAAGACATGACGCTGCTTGTGAGGAATTTTGGGTACCCCCTGGGTGAGATGAGCCAGCCCACGCTGACGCCAACACAAG GAGGCCGTGTCTATCCAGTCTCTGTGCCGTATTCCAGCTCCCAAAGCACAAGCAAGACAAGCGTCACACTGTCTCTTGTCATGCCTTCCCAAGGCCAGATGGTCAATGGTGCTCACAGCAGCTCAACGCTGGATGAAGCCACCCCCACCCTCACTAA CCAAAGCCCAACTGTGACTCTCCAGTCAACTAATACTCACACGCAGAGTAGCAGCTCAAGTTCAGATGGGGGTCTCTTCCGCTCCCGGCCCACCCACTCCCTCCAGCCAGATGAAGATGGGCGTGTGGAGCCCTATGTGGATTTTGCAGAGTTTTACCGGCTTTGGAACATGGACCATGGCGAGCAGGGAGCACTGGCTGTGTCCTAA